From the bacterium genome, the window CTGCGCGCCCTTTTTAAAATCACCCTTGCCCAAGTACGCCTTCGCCAACAACTCACTGGCCATGCCATCCCATTGCAACCGCTTGTAGCGGGTGATCAAATCCTCGAGAATCGGGATGGCCGCCTCAAACTGCCTGGCGGCACAGGCTTGGACCGCCTTATCAAACTCGGCCGGTTTGGCGATATCCATGGAATCAACCTCATCCGCAGGAATCGACACCATTGCCCCATCAGCCTGCTCAACCTGATATTCTTGACGGCTCGGAAACCATTTAACTCGAAGTCCCTTGATTTCACTCCCATCGCTTTTCTTGAGGGTGTCGGCACAGAGTACACTTCGCCCCCCCAGAATCACACTCAATGCCCCTATTAAAATGATTATGTTTTTACGACTCATGATATCCTGACCTTTTTATCGTCCGGTTGCCAGTGTGGTCTTTGCGTCATCACGCCCCTGTCGCGCCTTATTCACAAGCCGCCCTTGCGGAAACTGCTTCAAATAGGTCTCGCACGTTTCAATCATGTCCTTGTACCGTCCGAGTTCCTTCATCAGAGGCAAGGCAGCCTCGAAAGCCTTCTCCACATAGGGGCGCACCTTCATGTTTGAATAATCTGCAAAATCAAGAATCTTAACCAAAGAGGCCATGGCGGGTAATTTTTCTCCCTGCATGAGCTGAATCAGCGCCATCTCATAGTCGGCATTAATCAGTATTTCCGGTTCCCGTGCATATTGGCGCACTTTCCCCATCGCCATATATGCCTTGTCAAAATACGGCTTAGCCTTCGCCACATCCGGTAATGCTTTCTTCGCCTGCTCGGCATAGGCACGGCTCAGCGCCATATTGATATCAATGAGATATCCGGACTTAGGATTCTTAGCCAGAAAATTGGTATAGACATTAATCGCATTGTCGTAATCCCCGACTCCGTTAAGCGCCTGTGCATACCCTACCGTAGCCGCCTGTAAAACGGAAGGTTCAGGCGACTTCATGGCTTCAGTAAACATGGCCTTAGCCGCCTCATACTCCTTTGCCTCCAGCAGCACCCGGCTTGCACGCAGGAACTGAGACGCAGAATAGGCCTTGGTATTGCCGAGCATCTCGGCATACACCTTAACCGCCTTATCCTTCTCCCCCATTGCCATCAACGCGTCTGCGCGCACAAAAATCGTGTTTTTAGCCTGATCGCTATTGGGATATTCCTTCACCAGCCGATCGAAACATTTACCAGCCTCATCCGACTTGTTTAGCAAAAAGTTCAGCGTCCCCATGGCCCCCAAGGCGGCTGGCGCCATTTCGGATTTCGGGAATTCCTTCAGGAAACTCTCATAGCCCTCGACGGCCTTCTGCTGATAAAGTGCAATCTGATTAGTTGGCTCACGCAACCGGGAATAACACTGCGCCTTTGAATAAAGAGCATACTCATAGACATGCTTTACCTTCAGCGTGTCTTCAGGAGTCTGGGCATACTTTGGTCCATCCTGCATAATCATCTTGATCAGGCGGGAATATTCATTCAATGCAGGAATAGTCATGTCTGCCGAACGATACGCATCCGCCAATCTCAATCGGGAGGCAACCATCTCGGGCCCGCCAAAGACCTGAGCGATGTAATTCGTTAAATAAGGTATGGCATTGGTGTAATCGTTTTGGGTCGTTAACACATAAGAGGCCCGGCTGAGGGCATCCGGATAGACCCGATGCTTGGGGTAATTCTCCATGATCCGCTGATAGTATTTTAAAGCATCAACCGTATTCGTTGCCCGCAGCGCGGCTTCGCCCTGACGGAACATAATGGAGGGAGCTTTGGAATGGTTGGCGAAGCTGATGAAAAATAAGTTATAGACTTCATCAGCTTTCATCTGTGCCCGCCGCTCTTCATACAGGGAAGATATCGACAGCAAAGCATTTCCCGCCTCCTCATAGCGGTTCGTAGTCTGACAAAAACGTTCGGCCAAAAACTCAGTCATGGCCCGCGCAAAAGGGGCATCATTAAGTTCGATGTAACTCCTTGCCAATTCACTTACAGCCAAGGGCACACCCCTGAAATCATTCGCCATCCCAAGCACTTCAAGATATTTCTGGGAAGCCGCCTTGTAATCCTGATTCTGGAAAAGCATCCGCGCCTGCTTCAACTGTTCCGCCACCAGCTGTGTATCATTACTCGTCGGCCGCTTAAAGACTTTACCCATACTCTCAAGGAGATCGGCAATGCCATCGGCCCGCCGACGCGCCTCAGGTGCCCAGCTACTGGCCGGGTATTTCTGTGCCACGGTATAGAGTTGCCCCATGGCCTGAGCAAACAACTTGATGGAATCAGCCTCCGTCGCTTTATCTTTCACCTTCTCGCGGGCGTCTTCTTCAAGCAACGAGCCAAGCAGAAACTTACACTCCGCCATCGGGCTGAGGCTCATGTTTTCCCCGGCATCACGCAGCATATTGTCCACATCGTTCAGCATGCCCATATAGTCCGTGATTGCCTTGCGAGCCAGATCTTTGTTCCCGTTCACCAAGTGAACGTGCGCCAGAATCACTACGGTCTTGGCAAACCAGAGATCCGTCCCCTTCCACTGAACGTCATTACATATCTTGATGGCGTCAGCGAGGAGCGCTTTCTTCTTATCCGGAGCCGTGCCGGGCAACTCCGCCACACGCAGCAAGAGTTCAGCCATCTCCGTTTTGACACGCCGCTCAATGTCGGTTGAATTCAATGGACAGGTCAAAACCCGGCGATACGCCTCCACAGCGCCAGGCAGATCGCCGGAGAGCATCAACATTTGGGCAAATTTATAGGCAGACTCTCCATAAAGTCGGGCAATTTGTTCCGGCGGTCCCTTGGGGAACTGCTTGAAAAAGCCCTCATAGATCCGCTGAGCGTCCTTCATGCGTTGCCAGGCATAATACTGATCACCAAGGGCAAGCTGCATGACCATGGTTTCAGGCGCACCGGGAGGCAAAGTCTTAAGAAACGCTTCCGCCTCATCAAATTTACCGCGGGAAGTCAAAATTTCCACACGCACCTTGGCCGCCTCCGCCTTGGCGTTTGGATATTTCACAATCAACCTATCCACGGCCTTTTGGGCATAGTCAGGAAACCGGAACTTGATCAGCTCGGACGCAAACTTAAGTTCAAGCTGCGTTTCTGTTTGTTCATCAGCAGCCGACGCTGAAGTGGCGGCCAAAATGACCACTAATCCAGTCGCCAACTGACGCACCGCCCAAAGGCCCAGTATATAGAGCTTTTTAGTCACCATGGTTTTTCCTTGTTACCAAACCACTCCAATCAAGTCAAGAATTCAGAAGTTAAAATTCTTAAAAAATACTCCCAAATCCGCGTTCTCAGCGCCAAATTCACACCAAATTCTTCTTTTTCTTTCTATTTGTCGGCATACCCCCACTAAAGTATATTCCCATTAATCCGGAATACATTACAAGAAATCAACTAATTATGAAATTTCGTTGCCCCCATTGCCACCACCTTTTCGAAACTTGGGAAAAGGCTCACTGTCCGAACTGTAAAAAAGGGTTGCGCCATCCTGATAAAT encodes:
- a CDS encoding tetratricopeptide repeat protein, which translates into the protein MVTKKLYILGLWAVRQLATGLVVILAATSASAADEQTETQLELKFASELIKFRFPDYAQKAVDRLIVKYPNAKAEAAKVRVEILTSRGKFDEAEAFLKTLPPGAPETMVMQLALGDQYYAWQRMKDAQRIYEGFFKQFPKGPPEQIARLYGESAYKFAQMLMLSGDLPGAVEAYRRVLTCPLNSTDIERRVKTEMAELLLRVAELPGTAPDKKKALLADAIKICNDVQWKGTDLWFAKTVVILAHVHLVNGNKDLARKAITDYMGMLNDVDNMLRDAGENMSLSPMAECKFLLGSLLEEDAREKVKDKATEADSIKLFAQAMGQLYTVAQKYPASSWAPEARRRADGIADLLESMGKVFKRPTSNDTQLVAEQLKQARMLFQNQDYKAASQKYLEVLGMANDFRGVPLAVSELARSYIELNDAPFARAMTEFLAERFCQTTNRYEEAGNALLSISSLYEERRAQMKADEVYNLFFISFANHSKAPSIMFRQGEAALRATNTVDALKYYQRIMENYPKHRVYPDALSRASYVLTTQNDYTNAIPYLTNYIAQVFGGPEMVASRLRLADAYRSADMTIPALNEYSRLIKMIMQDGPKYAQTPEDTLKVKHVYEYALYSKAQCYSRLREPTNQIALYQQKAVEGYESFLKEFPKSEMAPAALGAMGTLNFLLNKSDEAGKCFDRLVKEYPNSDQAKNTIFVRADALMAMGEKDKAVKVYAEMLGNTKAYSASQFLRASRVLLEAKEYEAAKAMFTEAMKSPEPSVLQAATVGYAQALNGVGDYDNAINVYTNFLAKNPKSGYLIDINMALSRAYAEQAKKALPDVAKAKPYFDKAYMAMGKVRQYAREPEILINADYEMALIQLMQGEKLPAMASLVKILDFADYSNMKVRPYVEKAFEAALPLMKELGRYKDMIETCETYLKQFPQGRLVNKARQGRDDAKTTLATGR